In the Aquimarina spinulae genome, AACTTTAACTATCTCATCCTTTATCACGATAACCCTAATGTTGCTCTTAACGACACACAAAGAATGAGTCTTTGCGTAACAATTCCTCCCGAGACCGAAACAACTGGTGTAATTGGTAAAATGGATATAGAAGAAGGAAAATATCTTATTTGTCAGTTTGAATTGTCTACACAAGATTTCCCAAAAGCCTGGGATTGGATTTATGGGCAATGGTTTCCTCAAAATCATTATATCCCGGATGACAAACCATATTTTGAGCTTTACCCAGAACAACCAAAAGGAGAAATATTTAAAGTTAACTTCTGTATTCCTGTAAAAGCAGTTTAAACAAAAGTTAGATTATATTGTTATTACAATCATCACTTTTTTACACATATTCGTCACAAAATTGATTCATATTACCATACATATGTTTTTATTATTAATATTTAGCCATATTTTGTTTTGTAGCATGCTTGATAAAGTAAATCATATACCAACGCTTATACGTAAATATGAATAAACACATATGCAATGGTACTTCTAATATAAGTACACTGTCTAAAATAAATCCAAAGAGTTTAATTGATGATTATAGAAAACAAACCAAGATTTGCTCTAAAAACGACTGTTTGAAAAAAAGCTCTATTAAGAAAAATAATAAAGCAGTTGACCGGATGTATCAAATCGTTGATTTGATTTCAAAAAACAATTGCCAGAATGAAATTGACAAATTTTCAAAATTATTATATGACAAAAAAAACAGAACTAATCTTTGGTCTGCTATTCATTTACTTGAAAAATTAACTTTTGACAAACAAACTGAAAAAACTGCATTAAAAATCATTCAAAATGTAGCTAAGGGAGATAGTATTGAGGCCTTGGGATTTCAATATTGGTTAAAAGAATATAAATCAAAATGATGTCATAAAAAATAACTTTATGAACTAAATTGGATTAATAAAAGCATAACTTGTAATCCTGAAAAATCAGAAATTCACAAAATGATCGATCAGGAAAATTCTGAATTAAATGGATTCTTATCGAATAAAAATAATAGATATTGATGATGTATATGTGACCGCTACTTACTTTTTATTTAGTACTCAGGTTCCGGATTTACCATTAAAAGAGAATATTGCATTTCAATTCATTACAGATGCATATTACCACCTCAAAGAATTTGAGTCCCGGGTTTATTTTAATACTACTAGCATTACTGCTAAAAAAATTTCTGAATTATTAAACCATTGTGCAGCCCAGGAATTGAACACCTATAATGCTATGCTTAGAAATATTGATCAATCTCCAGAGTATACTGCGATTTCTAATAGAGAAATCCAAAATTTAGAACTGATACTTGACAAAAATTGGGATCTGGTCGATACATGGGAGAAAGAAATTTTTGAAGGAATCGAATATTCAAAAACCAGTATTGAGGCTCCTTCTTCGACTATTCGATTTAAAGTCAAAAATAAAAAAATGATTAAGCACTTGGTTCCTGGATTAGAGTGGAGAACATGCAGTATCTGGGATAGAAATGAGTAAATTATAGTTCTATTATTTACAAAAAGAAATGTTGAGAAATGAACAAACTAATAATTATTTTAGTACTAATTTTTCCTTTTTCAGTCTTCTCACAAGATTGTGATTGTGAAACAAGTTTTAAATGGGTTAAAGAAACTTTTGAAAAAAATGATGCAGGATTCAGTTATGTCATTAATCAAAAAGGAAAAGAGGCCTACAAAAAACATAATCAAGAGTTCTTTAAAAAGTTAATAAACATCTCAAATAAAACAGATTGCTATGAACTGATTCGGGATTGGGTAACATTTTTTAGGAAAGGACATTTTGAAATTCGTTCACTTAATCAAGAGAATGTTAAATCAAATAATAAGAATAAAAAATGGGAAACGCTAAACCTCGAAGAAGATATATTTAAAAAATATTTGAAAAATAAAGAAGAAACCTATAATTATGAAGGAATATGGAAGTCCGACCCTTACACAATTGGGATTAAAAAAATTAATAACGAATATAAAGGTTTCATTATTGAAGCAAATGGTAGTCAATGGAAAAAAGGTCAAATAAAATTAGTTATAAAACCTGATAGTTCTTCTATATATTATATGGGAGATTATTCCTCTAAAACTTTTCAAAAAACAGAACTTTTAGGAAATGAATACTTACAATTAGGATTTGTAACTTTAAAAAGAATTTTTCCCGAATCTGAAAGCAATTCTATAATAAAAAGGTATTATAAATCTATTTCTACAGAAAAGCCCTATATAGACAGACTTAATGAAAACACACTCTTGCTTAGAATCCCTACATTTGATACTTCTCAAAAAAAATATACTGACAGCCTTATAATAAGCAATAAAAATCAAATCCTAAAAACAAAAAATTTAGTTATTGACTTAAGAGACAATGGAGGAGGTAGTATTAGGAATTATGAAGAATTATTACCTATATTATATACAAATCGAATATTGACTGTTGGTGAAGAATTACTATCGACTCAAAGAAACAACCAACGAGTTAAAGATTTTATCTCAAACCCTAATTGGTCAGAAGAAGGAAAAGAATGGGCTAGAAAGGCTTATAAAAAATTATCAGAAAATGAAGGGAAATATGTCAATTTGGAAACTACTAAAGTCACTACTACAAAATTTGACACCATTTATAAATACCCAGAAAATATCGGAATCATCATTAATCGACAAAATGCCAGTACTACAGAGCAGTTTCTTCTTGCTGCCAAACAAAGTAAAAAAGTAAAGCTATTTGGCCAGACAACATTTGGGGCATTAGATATTTCTTATACTTATCCTGCTAAATCTCCTTGTGGAGATTTTGAATTGATTTATTGTTTATCTAAAAGTTTAAGAATTCCTGAAATGACAATAGATAATAAAGGAATTCATCCTGATTATTTTATATACGATGATGTTCCGAAATTTAAATGGATTGATTTTGTAATTGATAGATTAAATTAATATATAGTATTTTATAAATACTCATGTAGATTAAGTTTAGTAAATAAAAAGAAATGCATAATATAGATCAGTCATAAACCAAAAAGGTAATATATAAAAACTATTACTATGTTAATACAATGTCATATTAAGTAACCAAGAAAAACAAACTAAAAGTAACTATGAGTTTTTTAAAAAGATTATTTGGCAACAAGGAAAAACCAATCGAAAAAGATTTTACAGATGCAGAACACCAAAAAGATTATGAATTAAAATCTAAAGGGCTTGAAGATGTTCTTGGAGAAATGCATGATCTAGTTGGCCACGCAATCATACCTTTTGCAATTGGCGGAGCTGTGGATATGTATTATTTCCCAAATCATATAAAAGGAACTGGATTTGCTACCATGGAGTTATTAGATCCAGATGGCAATGGCCCTTTAAAAAATCGCTTGGGAACATATGAATTAGTTGCATTCACAAAATATGACTATAATGCGAGCAAGGATCCCCAAACTCCTTTTAATTTGGTTGAACGAAATGCTTGCGGATTTTTAACTTCGATTGGGATGTACTCTTCTCAAGCAGTTCTTAATCCAAAAGAAACTATAGAAATCCCGAATGGAGAAGACGAAGAAAACACCTGTTTAGTATTTGATTTATACGAACCAAATGGCAAAAAATTTAAAATCGGGGATAGAGAACACCACTTATTACTTTGCCTACAATTGTTTAGAAGTGAAATGGACTATGCAAGACAAAATGGAAGTGATGAATTGTTCAAATTGCTAAAAGAAAAAGGACATTATCCTTATAGTGATTTAGACAGAGAAGCTGTAATATAAAAGAGTAACACGCAAGCTGCCACTTATAAAACACACCTGATAAGCACTAAGATTAGATTGCTTTTTTCAAAGTCTTAAAATTGAGGTCAAAAGTTTTTAATCAGACCTTTCTTTAAATTCTTCAAATAGGCTATTTTTGTGCCTTTAAAATGACGAATTTATGCAATTATCAGAACAAGAACTTGTAAGAAGAGAGAAATTAAACGCATTACGTAATCTAGGTATCGATCCTTATCCGGCTGCATTGTATCCGGTTGACTATACCTCGAAACAGATAAAGAGCAAGTTTGAAGAAGGTAAAAAGGTAATTATTGCAGGTAGATTAATGTCGAGAAGAATACAGGGTAAAGCTTCTTTTGCAGAACTGCAAGATACCGATGGTCGCATACAAGTCTATTTTAACAGAGATGAGATTTGTCCTGGTGAGGACAAACTCTTGTATAACGAAGTCTATAAAAAACTATTAGACATAGGTGATTTTATAGGTATCGAAGGAGAGCTTTTTACTACCCAGGTTGGTGAAAAGACTGTATTGGTTAAAAACTTTACACTATTAAGTAAATCCTTAAAACCTCTTCCTCTTCCTAAAACAGATAAAGAAGGAAATACTTTTGACGAATTTAATGATCCAGAGTTAAGATATCGTCAGCGTTATGCTGATCTGGTAGTGAATCCAAAAGTTAGAGATACGTTTATTAAACGCACACAGATTGTAAATACCATTCGTAATTTTTATAACGAAATGGGCTTTTTAGAGGTCGAGACTCCAATTCTTCAGCCTATCCCAGGAGGTGCAGCAGCACGTCCGTTTATAACGCATCACAATGCACTGGATATTCCTCTTTATCTTCGTGTTGCCAACGAGCTATATTTAAAACGCCTAATTGTCGGAGGATTTGATGGAGTATATGAGTTTGCAAAAGATTTTAGGAATGAAGGTATGGATCGTACTCACAATCCAGAATTTACCGTAATGGAAATGTATGCCGCTTATAAAGACTACCATTGGATGATGGATACGACTGAAAAGTTATTAGAAAAAGTAGCCATTGCACTTCACGGAACTCCCGAAGCACAATTTGGGGATAATGTCATTAACTATAAAGCACCTTATAAGCGTATTGGTATTCTTGATGCGATAAAAGAACATACCGGATATGACCTTTATAAAAAGAGCGAAGACGAAGTTCGTGAAGCAGCTAAGGCATTAGGTCTTGAAGTTGATGAAACTATGGGGATCGGAAAAATGATAGATGAAATTTTTGGAGAAAAATGTGAAGCCAATTATATCCAACCTACATTTATTATCGATTATCCCGTAGAGATGAGTCCGCTTACCAAAAAACACCGTTCTAAAGAAGGGCTTACAGAACGTTTTGAGCTTATGGTAAATGGTAAAGAACTGGCAAATGCCTATACAGAGCTTAATGATCCTATCGATCAACGCGAACGCTTTGAAGATCAACTTAAATTATCTGAAAAAGGTGATGACGAAGCAATGTTTATCGACCAGGACTTTTTACGTGCCCTGGAGTATGGTATGCCACCAACCTCGGGAATCGGAATAGGTATTGATCGATTGGCCATGTTTATGACTAATAATCAATCTATCCAGGAAGTACTATTTTTCCCGCAGATGCGTCCAGAGAAAAAACAAGTAGAGCTTAATGATAATGAAAAAGCCATCTTTGAGATTCTTAAAAAAGAAAAAAGTATGGATCTATCAGAACTTAAGAGTGCTACAGGCTTAAGTAATAAAGGTTGGGACAAGGGAATCAAAGGGCTTTCTAAATTAGGATTAACAAAAGTGACCAAGACCGATGATGCTCTAATTATAGAAGTCACCGAATAGATAAAGAATAGGGATCCTTGTTTCAAAATAGCACGTTAACATTTTTTTAACTATATTGGCGGCTATTTTATAAATAACCTCAACTATTATGAAACAAGGATTACTAACATCTATTACCCTATTGTTTTGTTTAATTTCGTTTGCGCAAAGTGCAGATTTGGATAAAGAAAACTTTAAAGTTTCTTATGTAAAACTACCTACCAAACCCATTCTGGATGATACCAAAAGAACGTATTCTACCAATCATAGGGGGATTTCAATTTCCGGATTCTCAAAAGTAAAATCTGAAGGAACATTAGATTATAATTACACGTTTAATGGTACAGAAATAGGAGAAGTCAACATCAATAAGAACAAAATTGAGAAAAAGGATAAAGAAGGAAAAGTCATTTCTGTAAGCTACGAATATATGGTAGTTGTTACCTATTCCTCTTCTGCCTCCTTATCGTTTAACAATGCAGAAACTGCAGAAAACTTCCAAAAAACATATTCAGAAAGCACTACTTATAAGAGTAGTACTTTTGGTAGCTATACCAAAGCAAAAGATTATTACAACAATAATCGACATAACTTAAGAAACAAGTATAGAACTGCTCATAAGAACACGATTATAAGCAATATCAATAGCTATGCAAATCGTGCATATGGATACATTCCTTATACAACCGAATATGAGTATTTATGGATTTTAGGCTCGAAAAAGCACCCAGAATTTCAAAAGCACCACGAAGCATTTGATAAGGTAAAAGCTTCATTTGATAAAATTAAATACGATGAGCCCATTGATGAGATCAAGAAAGAGATGGAACCCATCATCGAATATTTTAATAGTGTAATCCCTAACTACCCCGGAGATAAACGTAAAATAAGAAAGGTGCGATATGCCAGTTATTATAACATCGCAAATTTGTACTACTATCTAGAAATGCCTGAGAAAGTAAAAGAGTACGCTCAGAAAATCATCGATAATAATTATGACAAAAAAGATGGTAAATATTTTATCAAAAAGGCAGATAAGCTCATCAAATCTTTAGAGACTAATAAAACAAACACTCGGCACATGAAAGTACTTACCGAGGATCTAAGTAATGTACCAGAAGAGGAAGAGGAAGAGGAAACTGAGACTGCAGATGTAGAATTAAATAAAGCATATTTGATCACCAAAGAAAATGATACCACACTGGTTGATATTAAATCTAGTGATATTGCTTCAATCGGATACAAGTTAAAAACGGTAGAGTATGATCAAAATGGTACTCCAATCGGAAGCAGAGTAAAGAGTGCTAAAAAATGCAAAGAACTTGTTTTTGTTGATGGGCTTCATTACAGAAATATTAAATTTAAAGAATCTTCTATTAAATCCGGAGCTGTAGATGCCGGGCAAATGGTATTAGGTGGCGCTACTGATAAGCTTTGTAAAGTGCTTTTTGAGTCTGATAAGATTAATTTATATCTATTTAACGAATCTGAGATGGTTATTCTTCCTGCCGGAAGTGAAAAAGGAAAATCAACTATGGCCGCTGGTTTTGTTTTTGGTTTTAAAAAGAACCTTACCAAATATGCTGAAGGTTGCCCAACAGTAATCGAAAAAGTTGCTAATAAAGAGTACAAAAACAATCAGAAAAGTTTATTAAAGTTTTGTAATGAACTTACCAAATGTAGTAGTTCAGCAACTACTCAAGACGGAAACTAATAGCAAAAGCTAAAGATCACTACATAAAAGAGGTTGAATTCTATGATAAAGTATAGAATTCAACCTCTTTCTTTTTAAACAACTTTGGTAATACAAGGCAGAAAATCTAAATTTTAATCAAAATTAATGACTTTTTTAGTTTAAAAAAGACTGCACAGCTCTGTGTAAAATCTACTGCCGATATAATGGTTAACCGTAAATCATACCATCAAAAAAAAAATCGTCCCTCGATTTTTCTTTTTATCACTATTTAAACCTAATTCGTCACAAACATCTTATTTCTATAGCATCATTTCTAACATCTAATCTATGTTTGAGGTAAATAATAATGATACATACAAGGGGGTAATTATTCTAAATAAAAAGGCTAGTCACTGGTGTTTATCATAATCACGACTATAGAATAAGGCATAGATCCCAGATGCCTTAAAAAAATGCCTGGGAGACATTTATATAATTAAAAACAAACAACATGTTAAAAAACATTAAAAATTTAACAGGAGTAAAAGAGTTAACAAAAAACACACAAACTAAGATTAATGGAGGAACTGCCCCAGATTACTGTAATAAAGGATGTGAACATAGAGGAGGAAGATGCAGATGTTATTAGTAATGATGTAGATTAGAGTCTAACTAATAAACCATGTTAAAATCAGTATTTGATTTTAAATAAGTCGAACTCTTTTTTGACATCTAAATAGTGCAACCTAATTCTGGATCATGTTTTACATAAATAAAAAAACGCAACCTTACCGGTTGCGTTTTCCCCTCAAACAATTTCGGATACACAAGACTTTCCCAGTTGTCTTCGAACATACTTTTCTAACAATGCAATAATGACATCCTAGTACATCCGGGTATTCCTTGCCGAAAATGTTATCCTTACGTATTCTCAACTTTAAAGATTTGGATATCACAGATCATCAATATCCAAAATCAAATAATTCCCTTTCGATCAATTATTTATATGTAGCAAAGATATCTATACTATTATATATAAATGTTACCTATATATTAAATAACCTTACAAATTTTACGTTTTTGCCGTAGTATTTTCAGTTTGCAATATATAAATATTCCTAAAGCTCGCAAAACCTTGAAGTTTTATAATAAACAATTATATTTGAATATCTAAACACAAATCAGATGCCTTTTATAACAGACGAAGAATTACAGGGTTTTAAAGATCAAATAGAAAAAGTCGAAGAATCTAAGCGTGCTGTGGATTATGCATGTAACAAAGCTGTAAAAGACGAAAAAGAAAACTCTCGAAAATTTAAGATCGCAACTATCATACTAGGTATCATTGCATTACTAGGTGTTGCAGGGACTGTGTATTTTATGAATTTTAATACTCCAGAAAATATGGTTACCAAGAAAAAGCATAAATCTGAGGTAACTACACGGGATACTAAAATCGCTGAGTTAACAGAAACGGTTAAAAACCTATCTATGAATCAGGAATTAGAATCAGATTCAGGTGGTAGCGGAGTAGGAAATGGTCGTTCCTTGCAAGATGAATTGGTATATGCTGTACAAATCGGAGCTTTTGAAAGTATAGATTTGTCTATGTATTCTGAGAATTTTGTGAATTTCAGACAAATTAAAAGTGGTGGATTTAATAAATATGCCTTAGGAAATTTTGAAACACTTAATGAAGCCAAAAAATTTCGTAGAGAATTGGTACGACTCGGGTTTAGAAATGCTTTTATCGCTTCATATCAAAACGGAGAACGACTACAGATTGAAGAAGCCTGGTAACTTCGGGTTCTGATATAATGGATACCCCGACGTGAAAACGCCGGGGTATCCCCATCAAAACTAACTAACCAACTCAATGCAACAACTATACATGTACTACAACATATTTTCTACCTGATCTCTTGTAGTATACTCCTTTACATCTGTAATATTTTACACCTCTTACTTTTACTGTCTTATATCCTCTGGGTAGGGTAGCCACCCGTACTCCGGCAGGAACGCTAACTCGTTTATAAGCTCTATTCTTTTTTACATACCATACACCTGCGCTTCTATAATAGTTTACATTTTTATGCACTATAATTTTAGGGTGATGTACTTTGGTAACCACAACTCCTCGTACCGGACGCACTTGTACCGCAGTAGCACAAGACGTCATTAAAAACCCAAACAATACAACCGGCACCACTATTTTCATTACATTTTTCATATTCCTTACTATTTTGATTTCTAATCATAAGACCTTAGAATTACAAAAAGGTTTAATTTGGGAATATTAAAAATGTGTTTTTTATCATTGAAAAAAGCGTCAATTCGAGTGGTTTTTCATAATAAAATGGAGAAAAATTGTATCGAGAATAGCTTTTTTGATCAAAAATCCTATTCTCGATACACTTCTTCCTACGGTCGAAGCACTCGAATTGACGAATTTCGGATCAAAAAATATCAAAATGCATAACAATTCATTCTACATACTCCTGTATCGGTATCCCTTCGATAATTACATCTTCTAAAACCGATGCACCATCTTTAACATATACCACCGCATAGACATCATCTTTTTTATTATTTCTATTTACATCTCTATAGGCTTTTTCTGCATCGTATGCTTTGGTTTCTTCCATATAAAATCTATCAAATGGTAGCTCAAACTGTATTTCATCATTATACGTATTCGTTACTTTGGCCATAACATAATCACCACCAATATCAAGAGGTTCTCTACTTATCTGAACAACTTTTGCAAAGCCCTCATCATCATTTTCTATATACACTCGTACCTTATCTCCGTATACATAAGTACTATCTGATGTTTTAAAAGAATTCATTTCAAACTGAAGTGTAATATATTTCCCTCTAAACGGATCTGTAGGATCAATAGGTCTGGTTTTAAATTTATATGCAGTACCCGATATCAGGATATCCTCGTTATCAAAAATCATCTTTAGCGGAGTACCAATTTGTACTACTGCCAAGACTATAAATACTATAAAATAAATCGGTTTCATCTGTTCTTTTTTTATTGTTTTTAATATCTCTTGTCACACTGAATCTGTCGAAGTGCTTTCAAATTTGCGTTTTCAAATGTCTTCGACAGGTTTGTCCTGAGTTTATCGAAGGGCTCAGACTGACAATTAAAAGCTTAACTAAATAGACATTACACTATTTATGTATTAGAATATATCATCAAACTACTTCTTAATGCGCTGTTGTTTTTTCAGCATGATATAATTGGTTAAAAAGAACCCTGCTCCTACCATCACAAATAAAATCCCTCTAACAACAAAGCTCATTCCCGTATCAAAAAACCTACAGATGATCAGTATCGAAATAATCAATAATCCATAGTTAAGGATCCCGAAGTTAACTTTATCTGCTCCAATTTTTATGGCAGACATACCCAGGGCAAATACCAATACATTCATTAATACCACAGGTAAAATTCCTGTATCGGGAAGTAAGAAGTATACTAACCCAAAGACTACAAAGGCTACCTGAAACAGATTAACAGCTCGTATTCCCTTTCTTATAACAGTATACCCCAAAACAGTGATACTTAACAAGGATACTACTACTGCTGTATAGAGCTCCTGGGTATCATAATTAAATGTCTCTGGGAGTTCGTCCCATATCCAACGAAACGTAAAAATCATCAGCGATACTATAGTCCCTAGCGAACCAATGATCAAAAAACCATTTCTAAGTGTTCTTAACTCTTTAAATACAGGAAGTTTTCCTATAGAATACAAGAGTCCAAACATGGTGATGTACATCACAAAACCAAGATCTTCACTACGACCTATAAAAGCACTTAATGCAATTGCAATACTTGCCGGAAAAATCCAGGTAAAAATGGTAACTGTATTGCTAGCCGTATTTTTTGTAATAAGGGTGTAGTAATACGGTAGTATTGCTCCTATAAACGCAATATACAACCAGGGAGTTTCTGTATTTCTATAGTTCCATAACCCAACTTCTACCGCATAGTAGGTACTTAGCAGTATCGTAAGCAAGGCAACTGCATGCGATCGTAACAAGTATACCAATGGTAAGCAAAGTACAATCCAGGTAAGTAAAAAAGAACCTAATTCTCCCGGGATATTATAAATCTGACTTACCAATGCCATACATGCACCCACTGCGAAAAAAAGAAAAGTCCCTGATGCTTCTTTCCAGGTGGCACTTTTATTTTTTAGTATAGAAAAACCAGCAAAAATCTGACCCAATAGTAAAGGACCAAATGCTAAAATTGTTTTTGTTAATCGCGAAAAATCATCCCAATTGTGTGCCAGCATTAAAATAATACCCGACCCGACTAATAACGCTCCAAAAATCCCAAAGATCATAAACAGCTTATTAGGCTTTCCCACATCTTTGGTAGCATAGTATTGCTCTATTTTATCTGCAAGCTCGGGAGAAATGATCTTATCTCCTACCAGTGTTTGCAACTCTTTATTAAATTTTGAACTCATAATATTATGTTGTTTAGTGAACTTTTAATCCGTTGTGCATTTTAGAATTAAAAAGTATTAAAATGTCAATCGATAAAACTGTATACAGGAATATTTACAAATTATAACATGCACCAGTTTTGCACTCATCTCTACTTATCTTTTATATTCAGATATGTAATAAACACAGAATACGCGGCGATACACATGGGTATAATCTCTAAGAAAATCAACTCTCTGTTACTATTCATATGTAGATCATTTATTTCCATTTGAAATAAAACACCATATAACAAAACTATACCCCAGTATACCAGTACATTCTTTTTTACCATGGCACTTCGTTTTTTCCATTGAATAAAAAAAACCAACCCAATACCAAGTTGAATGCCGCCAAGAAAAATCTGAGCAAATAATCCATCTTTCTCTCCCATAATTCCGTAACACCCTAAGGTGATTACAAAAGCCAATGCATTGATTATAAGTGCTATATTTTTGATTTCTTTCATCTTTATCAGATTTATTAATAATCATAAAAAGACAGCCGCAGCCACACGGCCGTCTTCTTTAATCATCAAAACAAGAGACCTCAAGCCTTCCTAAGGTCCCTTCTTTTGATTTCATTTTGTTAACCTTTATAACGAAGTGCTAATGCACAATTCGGCAACGTCGTTTAGTTAAGGATAATATTTAAAATTTCTTGTCACACTGAGCCTGTCGAAGTACTTTTCAAATTTGTGTTTTCAAATGTCTTCGACAGGCTCAGACTGACAGCTAAAAGCTTAACTTAACGTCATTGATAATTCGGATTTAATTACTCCTCACTGTTTTCGATAAACTTTTTATCCCTGGTATTCTTCTGTACTGCAATGGCAGCAAATAAACTTAGGGTAAAAGACATCCCATAAAACCCTTTTTCACTAAGCTCCAGGTCGGCATTCCATAAGCCGATAATCAGCAACAAAATAGAGGTAAGCGTGGTAAACCAACTAATCCCATAATAGATATCGGTAACCGGGATTCCCTCTAGCCTATCTCTAACACTTTTTTGCACAGATACTGCAGAGAACAATCCAAATAGCAGGATCGTAAAGTAGTACCCTTTCTCGTTAAGTACCATACCTGCATTCCATAATCCAGTGCAATAGGATATCATTCCTATAAACAGTGCAGACCATGATGCTGATATAAAAGCCGGCGTTGGCTTTTGATCATATACTTTGTTTTCTTTCTTTTCTACATTTTCGATTACGGTATCCTCGGATACATCGTTACTAAATTTGTAATTCATAATTATTGTATTTTGATGATTCAATAAAAATTCGAATTGTTCATTCGAACAGGACAAATGTGCGATGATATGCGTTGATATAAAACTCTATTTATCAAAAAAACTTACGATATATTTATGTTAATAATCTAACTGTATCAATATTCATAGTATCTTTATCAAAATTATACTTACGATACAATGCATGTTATTTCTTCTATAATACATACCTTATCTGATGAATCAAAGCGAGCTTTTGTTACGATATTGCGGCAAAAGAATAAAAGAAACGATACCAAAAACATACAGTTATTTAAGCTTTTGGATACCACATCAACGGCTAAAGATCTCGATATCCAGATTTATGGCAAAAGAGCTAAGGGTGCGTATCACGCGCTATGCAAAAGATTGCATGATACGCTCATTGATTTTATTGCGGCCAAAAGTTTTGAGGAAGAGACTTCAGAAGAGATGGAAACCCTTAAGCTCCTTAGAGCCAGCAGGAGTTTCTTCGAACAAAAACAATATAAAATTGCTTTTAAAACCATTGCCAAAGCAGAGCAAAAGGCCAAAACCTATGCACTTTTCAGTATCCTAAACGAGATTTACTACACCCAGATCCAATATGCGCATCTTAACCGTGGGATAGCAATAGAGGCTTTATTTGCTAATTTCAGGAGTAATAAAAAATCACTACAACAAGAAGAAAACTTAAACCTGTTTTATGCCACCGTGCAGCACGAACTCATGAAACAAAGAAGAGATGCCGTACCGATTATAAAAAATACCTTATCCAGATTTGGATTATCGATCACACAAGACCTTACGTTTCGATCCTTATTTAAGATCCT is a window encoding:
- the yiaA gene encoding inner membrane protein YiaA — translated: MNYKFSNDVSEDTVIENVEKKENKVYDQKPTPAFISASWSALFIGMISYCTGLWNAGMVLNEKGYYFTILLFGLFSAVSVQKSVRDRLEGIPVTDIYYGISWFTTLTSILLLIIGLWNADLELSEKGFYGMSFTLSLFAAIAVQKNTRDKKFIENSEE
- a CDS encoding DUF2157 domain-containing protein is translated as MSSKFNKELQTLVGDKIISPELADKIEQYYATKDVGKPNKLFMIFGIFGALLVGSGIILMLAHNWDDFSRLTKTILAFGPLLLGQIFAGFSILKNKSATWKEASGTFLFFAVGACMALVSQIYNIPGELGSFLLTWIVLCLPLVYLLRSHAVALLTILLSTYYAVEVGLWNYRNTETPWLYIAFIGAILPYYYTLITKNTASNTVTIFTWIFPASIAIALSAFIGRSEDLGFVMYITMFGLLYSIGKLPVFKELRTLRNGFLIIGSLGTIVSLMIFTFRWIWDELPETFNYDTQELYTAVVVSLLSITVLGYTVIRKGIRAVNLFQVAFVVFGLVYFLLPDTGILPVVLMNVLVFALGMSAIKIGADKVNFGILNYGLLIISILIICRFFDTGMSFVVRGILFVMVGAGFFLTNYIMLKKQQRIKK